The genomic window GTCTTTTACCAAAGCAGCCACTTTCCTTACCTGAGCGTCGTCAAAAGGCATAAAAATTCTTTTCCCCGAAGCATCGGTGGTAAATCCTGAATTCACGATTTCGATCCCGATAGAATTATCGTTCAGGTTGCGGTCGTTTCTCCAGGCGCTTACCCCTGCGTGGTAGGCACGTTTGTTTTCGTCCACCAACTGGTAGATTTCGTTATCGCCGGTATTGTTTACCAAATAGTGGGCACTCACCGCTTGTTGGGAAAGCACGGTGATGGATTTATCGTCCGGTAATGCCGTGTAGTGTAAAATAAGATATCGCTGTCTGAAATTCTGCGCAATGGCCGGGAAATAAGTCTTGACCACTTTGTAGCCCGCAGGCTTTGCAGAAACAATGGAACCGTAGCTTGCCGTGTTGTCATTTTTTGTAATATCGGCAATATTGGTGGTGAAAAACTCAACACCATGATCGGTAGTAACTTTCGGTTTCGGCTTATCGCCCGTTTGTGTTTTTCCTGCCGTTTTCGGCTGTACCACAGGCGTTCTCGGGATGTACTGTTTTTTTTTAGCATTCTGCTGCGAGGTACAGGAAAAAACAAGGGTGCTTAATCCGATGATATATAATGTATTACGCATGAGTTATTTTTTTTAGTCGTTTATTACCTCAAAAATACGGAAATTTTTCTTGAAAAATATTTGGTAAATAAAGAAATCTGTTCTATATTTGCACTCGCAATAACGGAGTAACGATCATTAAAAAACAAAGATAAACAGGAGGGTTGCCGGAGTGGTTAACGGAGCAGTTTGCTAAACTGTCGACGCGAAAGTGTCGCAAGGGTTCGAATCCCTTACCCTCCGCTTTCTTATATATCTTTTCGGGGCGTAGCGTAGTCCGGTCATCGCGCCTGGTTTGGGACCAGGAGGTCGCAGGTTCGAATCCTGCCGCCCCGACTTTTTTTAACGCGCTTATTTACTAACTAAGCGGGAATCAACTTTACAATGGGTGCGTAGCTCAGCTGGATAGAGCATCTGCCTTCTAAGCAGACGGTCAAAGGTTCGAATCCTTTCGCGCTCACTTAAAAACCTTACAACTTCTGTTGTGAGGTTTTTTGTTTTACTGAATAAGGCTCATCGGACAGAGCATCCCGATTTTAATCGTGCCCCTCAGAAGTTGAAAGTCAAAGATTCAATAGAATAAAATCAAATCCTTTCGTGTCCACTAAACTTTGCAGTTTTTTGTAAAATTTTTATATTAGCCTTATGTGTTATTGCTATATACTTTATTCCCAATCTTTAAATAAATTTTATATTGGCCATTCCTGTGAAACTTTACAGGAAAGATTGAGAAAGCACCTTTCTAATCATAAAGGATTTACCTCAAAGGTTAAAGATTGGGAAATCATATACTCTGAAAAATTTGATTCGAAATCAAATGCATACACAAGAGAACGAGAAATAAAATCCTGGAAAAGTGCATTTAGGATTCAGCAGTTAATAAAAGATTCAGCTTGATAGAGCATCCCGATTTTTAAATCGGGACGGTCAAAGGTTCGAAATCGAAGATTCGATGGAATCAATCCTTTCGCGCTCACTTAAAAACCTTGCAACTTCTGTTGTGAGGTTTTTTGCTTTTACTGAATTAGGCTTATGGGACAGAGCATCCCGATTTTCAAATCGGTATATGGTCAAAGATTTGAAATCGGAGATTCGATGAAGTCAGCTATTTAACAGTCAAGTTGAATCAATAATTGTCCGTTTTTAAAGAAGGCAGTTTTGAAATCCTTTTATTTTAAATAAAGATTCAATAAGATTATAATGTACGGTTACTCTCAGACATTTTTTATCATTCTTGATGTAAATAACCTTGTTCTGAAAAACATAGAAATAGTCTTTTCTTACAAGAAAACTGCACTCATCAACATTTACTTTTATAAGTTCCCGTTTCAAATGTTCACCAATATTCTCGATTTTATATTTATAAAAATTTTTATTGGATGCATGTTCCAGATCCCGAATATTATCAATTTTCAGGTAGTGAAAAGTATGATTTAACTTTTGTTCAATGTAAAAGTTGATGCTAAAAGAAACAATGAGAAATCCCAAAATCAACCGGAAAATTTTATTTTTCATCACTAATACGTAAATTTAAAACAAATTCGATCGTTTGATATCGTCACTTATATTAATCCCATCTTTACAGCAGACATAATAAGCTCCGCTAAATTCTTTACTCCAAATTTCCGGATCAGGTTCCGGCGATGGGTATCTACCGTAAGGGAACTTAGAAATAGTTCCTCTCCGATCATCCGGCTTGTTTTTCCTTCTGCCAAAAGGGCAAGAATCTGTTTTTCGCGACGGGTAAGCTTTAGATGGCTGTCTGATCCGTTTTTGGAAGGACGGCTGATAATTTCGATAACCTCACGGCTGTAACAGATATTACCTTCCAATGCACCGGCAATACAGTTCCTTAGTTCATGAAGCGAACTATTTTTAAGCAGGTAGCCGCTCGCCCCGTTCTGGATCGTCTGCAGAATAATACTACGCTCCGTATGATTGCTGAGAACGATAACAATAGTGTTTTCGGATATTTCTTTTATCATCAGGCAAAGATCTATCCCACTGATGTCCGGTAAGGTGATATCCAACAGGATAAGATCAACACGGTTGTTTTTTAAAAATCCCAGCAGTTCATTGCCGTTGCAAAATCCTTTGAGAATTTCGAGATTGGTCTCATGAGAAAGGAGGTTTTTAAGACCTTCAATCACAATAGGATGATCATCAACAATTACGGTACGTAATTTATTCATCGGTAACAGTATTAAGTTCAATATTAACCGTTGTTCCTTCCCCGGGTGCAGAAATGATCTCCAACTGTCCCTTCAGGTAGGCAATCCGGTTTTTCAGGTTTTCGAGGCCCATTCCATTGCTGTTCCTGAACGAGGCAGGATCGAACCCTGCTCCATCGTCCTCAAAAGTAATAAAAATAAAAGACTCGTTCTGGCTGCACTGCACCAGGATCCGGGTAGCATCTGCATGACGTATGGAGTTGGAGACGAGTTCCTGGATAATGCGGTAAATATTCAATTGTATAGTCAACGGAATATCCTTCCGTATATCAAAAAATTCATAGGAAATTTCCAGCCCTTCCCGCATATAAAATTCGCAAAGGTCTTTCAGGGCGGTTTCCATAC from Chryseobacterium sp. SORGH_AS_0447 includes these protein-coding regions:
- a CDS encoding N-acetylmuramoyl-L-alanine amidase, yielding MRNTLYIIGLSTLVFSCTSQQNAKKKQYIPRTPVVQPKTAGKTQTGDKPKPKVTTDHGVEFFTTNIADITKNDNTASYGSIVSAKPAGYKVVKTYFPAIAQNFRQRYLILHYTALPDDKSITVLSQQAVSAHYLVNNTGDNEIYQLVDENKRAYHAGVSAWRNDRNLNDNSIGIEIVNSGFTTDASGKRIFMPFDDAQVRKVAALVKDIVTRYNIPATNVLAHSDIAPTRKQDPGPLFPWKKLYDEYQIGMWYEDAIKQGYYDLATSTDYQATYNDAAFILNVQSQLQKFGYALDLTGKWDDATKKTIEAFQYHFRPQNYDGIMDAETYSILQALNQKYSVK
- a CDS encoding GIY-YIG nuclease family protein, whose translation is MCYCYILYSQSLNKFYIGHSCETLQERLRKHLSNHKGFTSKVKDWEIIYSEKFDSKSNAYTREREIKSWKSAFRIQQLIKDSA
- a CDS encoding response regulator transcription factor encodes the protein MNKLRTVIVDDHPIVIEGLKNLLSHETNLEILKGFCNGNELLGFLKNNRVDLILLDITLPDISGIDLCLMIKEISENTIVIVLSNHTERSIILQTIQNGASGYLLKNSSLHELRNCIAGALEGNICYSREVIEIISRPSKNGSDSHLKLTRREKQILALLAEGKTSRMIGEELFLSSLTVDTHRRNLIRKFGVKNLAELIMSAVKMGLI